Proteins encoded within one genomic window of Episyrphus balteatus chromosome 1, idEpiBalt1.1, whole genome shotgun sequence:
- the LOC129920737 gene encoding uncharacterized protein LOC129920737, whose translation MSSAESSDSQEHQECILKCKGAKHFYTLPKKAYMRSLWIYKLHIDGEEYYPNPFVCDKHFSEKMFSSPNKLTAIAVPDMNLPSELDSNKGTKVLSPTKSRQKRTELRKPQVNNVQSKSSLPITQAAPKIMNNNSKPVSKSTQNWINDSSNLLVDYQLKVQGKHLCDVIEIPQYIVVFTVVKNKKNKRIQSNDKRAIKSVKVAKPPVHITETITIDDDDYDEMPRIISSIPANKTIANPPAVEKPIVSEVIQLKPSISLPKPKKPEPEIDIVYYTTEEAAPRRDRALQVDFSSNQIETGIQCDFQLEHDLLEMSYNAELYWAQSRLKDKNPQMNMDECLACGEIVKSKALKARHAQGHEIRSSMCCQCGVMFDNPIKLKDHEKNVHSNSFCGSKKPQRCPKINCNKAFISKKRLNRHIQEHVEAKQHKCNKCSEYFSSAMKLICHQKALDKCLRTRGWTSRRWSKRV comes from the coding sequence atgtCATCAGCTGAATCCTCCGATTCCCAAGAACATCAAGAATGTATTCTCAAATGCAAAGGAGCTAAACATTTCTACACCTTACCAAAAAAAGCCTATATGCGGAGTTTGTGGATTTACAAACTTCATATAGATGGTGAGGAATATTACCCAAATCCCTTTGTGTGTGATAAacatttttccgaaaaaatgtTCTCATCACCTAACAAACTTACAGCCATTGCTGTACCCGATATGAATCTACCATCGGAATTAGATTCAAATAAAGGAACAAAAGTTCTTTCTCCAACTAAATCTCGTCAAAAAAGAACAGAATTAAGAAAGCCTCAAGTCAACAATGTTCAGTCAAAATCATCGCTACCAATAACACAAGCTGCTCCTAAAATCATGAATAATAATTCGAAACCCGTTTCGAAATCAACACAAAATTGGATTAATGATTCTTCCAATTTGCTTGTTGATTATCAGTTAAAAGTTCAGGGCAAACATCTGTGTGATGTTATAGAAATTCCCCAGTACATTGTCGTTTTTACTGtcgtcaaaaacaaaaaaaataaaaggattcAATCAAACGATAAACGAGCCATTAAATCTGTAAAAGTGGCTAAACCGCCTGTTCACATTACAGAGACTATTACAATTGAcgatgatgattatgatgaaatGCCAAGAATTATTTCCTCAATACCAGCAAATAAAACAATAGCCAACCCTCCAGCAGTTGAAAAACCAATAGTTTCAGAAGTCATTCAGTTAAAGCCTTCAATTTCGCTTCCGAAACCCAAAAAACCAGAGCCGGAAATAGACATTGTTTATTACACGACAGAGGAAGCAGCTCCCAGACGTGATCGGGCACTTCAAGTAGATTTTTCGAGCAATCAAATTGAAACCGGCATCCAATGCGACTTCCAACTGGAACATGATCTCCTTGAAATGTCTTACAACGCTGAATTGTATTGGGCGCAATCtcgtttaaaagataaaaacccTCAAATGAATATGGACGAATGTCTTGCTTGTGGGGAAATAGTAAAAAGCAAAGCATTGAAAGCGAGACATGCTCAGGGACATGAAATAAGATCGTCAATGTGCTGCCAGTGTGGCGTCATGTTTGATAATCCCATCAAATTGAAAgatcatgaaaaaaatgttcattcaaatagtttttgtgGTTCAAAAAAGCCACAACGTTGtccaaaaattaattgcaaCAAGGCTTTTATTTCGAAGAAACGATTAAATAGGCACATTCAGGAACATGTTGAAGCAAAACAACATAAATGCAATAAATGTTCAGAGTACTTTAGTTCTGCAATGAAATTGATTTGTCATCAGAAAGCCCTGGACAAATGTTTAAGAACGAGAGGATGGACATCAAGAAGATGGAGTAAAAGGGTGTAA